In Massilia violaceinigra, one DNA window encodes the following:
- a CDS encoding NAD(P)-binding protein → MDRRSFLALAGGVGAAAVSAAGFQRWLEITPTVHYPGRTEGHFLRERGKLPAPIEVIDTDIMILGSGIAGLTAAWKLEREGQRNVLMIDGPQPFGNAAGGHFGELAYPTGGHYLPLPSPESVHVREILFDLGIIERDPYGEKPYYDERYVLHGPEERLLFNGQWQEGFIPTDGVPAQELAEHKRFFAEVERLRKLRGADGKRAFVFPTVTSSLDPVFEALDRITLKDWLDQQGYRSPTLHWYLNYCCRDDYGTRYDKVSAWAGLHYYCSRWGQAANAGNGAWLTWPGGMQVVADKLAAASGVRRRAGTAVSLKRTESGVEALCFTLEDGVARSYLVRSRKAVCAMPLYVAARVVDDIATYGFDAKRHTPSYAPWMVANFLMKDFPRELPHAPLAWDNVVYQEPGLGYVVSTHQDIRVAPPAKTVFSAYVALSDRTPDAARKWMMAASSDELVALASADLKSAYGWKFAACVERVDITLRGHAMAVPLPGFRSNAGLKALREADGPIVFAHADLSGFSVFEEAAWWGVQAALKVLR, encoded by the coding sequence ATGGACCGGCGCTCGTTCCTGGCATTGGCCGGCGGGGTGGGGGCGGCGGCGGTGAGCGCGGCCGGCTTCCAGCGCTGGCTCGAGATCACGCCCACCGTGCATTATCCGGGCCGCACGGAGGGCCACTTTTTGCGCGAGCGCGGCAAGCTGCCGGCGCCGATCGAAGTGATCGACACCGACATCATGATCCTCGGCTCCGGCATCGCCGGCCTCACGGCGGCGTGGAAGCTGGAGCGCGAAGGGCAGCGTAATGTGTTGATGATCGACGGTCCGCAGCCGTTCGGGAACGCCGCGGGCGGCCATTTCGGCGAGCTGGCCTATCCGACCGGCGGCCACTATCTGCCGCTGCCGTCGCCGGAGTCGGTCCATGTGCGCGAGATCCTGTTCGACCTTGGCATCATCGAGCGCGACCCGTACGGTGAAAAACCCTACTACGACGAGCGCTACGTCCTGCACGGCCCGGAAGAGCGGCTGCTGTTCAACGGCCAATGGCAGGAAGGCTTCATTCCGACCGACGGCGTACCGGCGCAGGAGCTGGCCGAGCATAAGCGTTTTTTCGCGGAGGTCGAACGCCTGCGCAAGCTGCGCGGGGCTGACGGCAAGCGTGCATTCGTCTTCCCTACCGTGACCTCGTCGCTCGACCCGGTGTTCGAGGCGCTCGACCGCATCACGCTCAAGGACTGGCTGGACCAGCAGGGCTACCGCTCGCCGACCCTGCACTGGTATCTGAACTACTGCTGCCGCGACGACTACGGCACCCGCTACGACAAGGTCTCTGCGTGGGCCGGGCTGCATTACTACTGCAGCCGCTGGGGACAGGCAGCCAACGCCGGCAACGGCGCCTGGCTGACCTGGCCGGGCGGGATGCAGGTGGTGGCCGACAAACTGGCCGCGGCGTCAGGCGTGCGGCGCCGGGCCGGCACCGCGGTCTCGCTCAAACGCACCGAGTCCGGCGTGGAAGCGCTGTGCTTCACGTTGGAAGACGGCGTGGCGCGCAGTTACCTGGTGCGCTCGCGCAAGGCGGTGTGCGCGATGCCGCTGTACGTGGCCGCCCGCGTGGTCGACGATATCGCCACCTACGGCTTCGATGCGAAGCGCCACACGCCATCGTACGCACCGTGGATGGTAGCCAATTTCCTCATGAAGGACTTCCCGCGCGAGCTGCCGCACGCGCCGCTGGCGTGGGATAACGTGGTGTACCAGGAGCCGGGGCTGGGCTATGTGGTCTCGACCCATCAGGATATCCGCGTGGCGCCGCCGGCCAAGACTGTGTTCAGCGCCTACGTGGCGCTGTCGGACCGTACGCCCGACGCGGCGCGCAAGTGGATGATGGCGGCCAGCAGCGACGAGCTGGTGGCGCTGGCCAGCGCCGACCTGAAAAGCGCCTACGGCTGGAAGTTCGCCGCTTGCGTGGAGCGGGTCGACATCACCCTGCGCGGCCACGCGATGGCGGTGCCGCTGCCGGGTTTTCGCAGCAATGCGGGCCTGAAGGCCTTGCGCGAAGCCGATGGGCCGATCGTGTTCGCGCACGCCGACCTGTCCGGCTTTTCGGTGTTCGAGGAAGCGGCGTGGTGGGGCGTGCAGGCCGCGCTCAAGGTGCTCAGGTAA
- a CDS encoding substrate-binding periplasmic protein, with amino-acid sequence MKNLVLHFSVVCALLVAKPAAAEVVTVYTSANFAPLMLGDGRGMYPDLIGYLNQRKLGKLTFKLQFMPRKRLQVKLEDGSIDGMVIGMMPEWFDDVEQKKYLWSASFAADRYALVSLAAKPVSPDAPASLEGASVGVTLGYHYPGIDAWLAGSRMQRSEGPSDEKNLEKLLLGRLDCVIVAESMARYFMRAHGMSSKLHLAILASPPTERRMLAPHSHAAAFGKIAPVLKKLKDDPAWQRIVATYQ; translated from the coding sequence ATGAAAAACCTGGTCCTGCACTTCTCGGTCGTGTGCGCGCTGCTGGTAGCAAAGCCCGCCGCTGCCGAAGTGGTCACCGTCTACACCAGCGCCAATTTTGCGCCGCTGATGCTCGGTGACGGGCGTGGCATGTACCCGGACCTGATCGGCTACCTGAACCAGCGCAAGCTGGGCAAGCTTACTTTCAAGCTGCAGTTCATGCCGCGCAAGCGCCTCCAGGTCAAGCTCGAAGACGGCAGCATCGACGGCATGGTCATCGGCATGATGCCCGAATGGTTCGACGACGTGGAGCAGAAAAAGTATCTGTGGTCGGCGTCGTTCGCGGCCGACCGTTACGCGCTGGTGTCGCTGGCGGCAAAACCGGTCAGCCCGGATGCACCGGCGAGCCTGGAGGGCGCCTCGGTCGGCGTCACCCTCGGCTACCACTATCCCGGTATCGACGCCTGGCTGGCCGGCTCGCGCATGCAGCGCAGCGAAGGTCCGAGCGACGAGAAAAACCTGGAAAAGCTGCTGCTCGGGCGCCTCGATTGCGTGATCGTGGCCGAATCGATGGCCCGCTACTTCATGCGCGCGCACGGCATGTCGTCCAAACTGCACCTGGCCATCCTGGCCAGCCCGCCCACCGAGCGGCGCATGCTGGCGCCGCACAGCCACGCCGCCGCCTTCGGCAAAATCGCACCGGTGCTCAAAAAACTCAAGGACGATCCGGCCTGGCAGCGCATCGTCGCCACCTACCAGTAA
- a CDS encoding cation:proton antiporter domain-containing protein: protein MQEQHAFPFLREILLFLSLAGILIPTLQRLRINQVLGFLAVGALLGPFGLGLFADTHPWLAYLTFPRAEGVVALAELGVMFLMFMIGLELSAARLWALRRWVFGAGTAQVCISAALLGAVIYLLGYRTESAVILGIVLSLSSTAVVMQLMNEQHSTDTPLGQAGFSILMLQDLAVVPLLILIGVMARGESDGIVSLVAITMVKAAAAIALIYLVGGRLVHPLFRIFTRHRQPDVFMALVLLTTLGIAGLSAAAGLSMALGALIAGLLLAETEFKHEVELMVEPFKGLLMGLFFMTVGMGMDARQIIDAPLWLAGAVFGLIAIKALVIAVLFRIGGLSWGRAVEGGLLLGQGGEFAFIVIGYATASKLVDADLGARVMLAVGLSLFVTPMLARLGREIGTRWEPRDDGQAATPDQAALSAARGHIIIAGFGRVGQQLAKLLTAEGIGYIAFENDARLATKMHGEGLPVYFGNAARAELLRHVNAGEAPAIVLTMDHPASALHAVRGIRREFPDVPLLVRSRDEQHARALKRAGATIVVPETLEASLQLSAFVLETLGMDEERVDRIVDSERDLFLATLDAETRTHQ, encoded by the coding sequence GTGCAAGAGCAACACGCCTTCCCCTTCCTGAGGGAAATCCTCCTGTTCCTCTCGCTCGCGGGCATCCTGATCCCGACCCTGCAGCGCCTGCGCATCAACCAGGTGCTCGGCTTCCTGGCCGTGGGCGCCCTGCTCGGCCCGTTCGGCCTGGGCCTGTTCGCGGATACCCATCCATGGCTGGCCTATCTCACCTTCCCGCGCGCCGAAGGCGTGGTCGCGCTGGCCGAACTGGGCGTCATGTTCCTGATGTTCATGATCGGCCTGGAACTGTCGGCCGCCCGCCTGTGGGCGCTGCGGCGCTGGGTGTTCGGCGCCGGCACGGCCCAGGTCTGCATCAGCGCGGCCCTCCTCGGCGCCGTCATCTACCTGCTGGGCTACCGCACGGAAAGCGCCGTCATCCTCGGCATCGTGCTCTCGCTCTCGTCCACCGCCGTGGTCATGCAGCTGATGAACGAACAGCACAGCACCGACACCCCGCTCGGCCAGGCCGGTTTTTCCATCCTCATGCTGCAGGATCTGGCGGTGGTGCCGCTGCTGATCCTGATCGGCGTCATGGCCAGGGGCGAAAGCGACGGCATCGTCTCGCTGGTGGCCATCACCATGGTCAAGGCGGCGGCCGCCATCGCGCTGATCTACCTGGTCGGCGGGCGCCTCGTCCATCCCCTGTTTCGCATCTTCACGCGCCACCGCCAGCCCGACGTGTTCATGGCGCTGGTGCTGCTCACGACCCTGGGCATTGCCGGCCTGAGCGCGGCGGCCGGCCTGTCGATGGCGCTCGGCGCCCTGATCGCCGGCCTGCTGCTGGCCGAAACCGAATTCAAGCATGAGGTCGAACTCATGGTCGAGCCGTTCAAGGGCTTGCTGATGGGCTTGTTCTTCATGACGGTCGGCATGGGCATGGACGCGCGCCAGATCATCGATGCGCCGCTGTGGCTGGCCGGCGCCGTGTTCGGGCTGATCGCCATCAAGGCCTTGGTCATTGCCGTGCTGTTCCGCATCGGTGGGCTCAGCTGGGGGCGCGCGGTCGAAGGCGGCCTGCTGCTCGGCCAGGGCGGCGAATTCGCCTTCATCGTGATCGGCTACGCCACCGCCAGCAAACTGGTCGACGCCGACCTCGGCGCGCGCGTGATGCTGGCCGTGGGCCTGTCCCTGTTCGTCACCCCCATGCTGGCACGCCTGGGACGCGAGATCGGCACGCGCTGGGAGCCGCGCGACGACGGCCAGGCCGCCACGCCCGACCAGGCCGCGCTGAGCGCCGCGCGCGGCCACATCATCATCGCCGGCTTCGGGCGCGTCGGCCAGCAACTGGCCAAGCTGCTCACGGCCGAAGGCATCGGCTACATCGCCTTCGAGAACGACGCGCGCCTGGCCACCAAAATGCATGGCGAAGGCTTGCCGGTCTACTTCGGCAACGCCGCGCGCGCCGAGCTGCTGCGCCACGTGAATGCGGGCGAGGCCCCGGCGATCGTGCTCACAATGGACCATCCCGCGTCGGCCCTGCACGCGGTGCGCGGCATCCGGCGCGAATTTCCCGACGTGCCGCTGCTGGTGCGCTCGCGCGACGAACAGCATGCGCGCGCCCTGAAACGCGCCGGCGCCACCATCGTGGTGCCCGAAACGCTGGAGGCCAGCCTGCAGCTGTCCGCCTTCGTGCTCGAAACGCTCGGCATGGACGAAGAACGGGTCGACCGCATCGTCGACAGTGAACGCGACCTGTTCCTGGCAACGCTCGACGCCGAAACCCGTACTCATCAATGA
- a CDS encoding T6SS effector amidase Tae4 family protein, translating into MKPSFFTVRDNYPTRASVDRAALYKAIGWDALVGVTAYQNTCATRVSLALVRSGMRIPGRLAILKGEHKGSLIEPGHARLSILLQRRNLLGLPEVHRGGQARQAIGRRSGIVSFWHIQDGSGPEEGHIDIVFPDPHTVDGPACGSQCYWQAGEVWFWPLV; encoded by the coding sequence ATGAAGCCCTCGTTTTTCACCGTGCGCGATAACTATCCCACCCGCGCGAGCGTCGACCGCGCTGCCCTGTACAAGGCAATCGGCTGGGATGCCCTGGTCGGTGTGACTGCCTATCAGAATACCTGCGCCACCCGCGTCAGCCTGGCACTGGTGCGCTCCGGCATGCGCATTCCCGGCCGGCTGGCCATCCTCAAGGGAGAGCACAAGGGCAGCCTCATCGAACCGGGCCACGCGCGCCTGTCAATCCTGCTGCAGCGCCGCAACCTGCTGGGCCTGCCGGAAGTTCATCGCGGCGGGCAGGCGCGCCAGGCCATCGGCAGGCGCAGCGGCATCGTATCGTTCTGGCACATCCAGGATGGCAGCGGGCCCGAAGAAGGACATATCGATATCGTCTTCCCCGACCCGCACACGGTCGACGGCCCGGCCTGCGGAAGCCAGTGCTACTGGCAAGCGGGCGAAGTGTGGTTCTGGCCGCTCGTTTGA
- a CDS encoding family 1 glycosylhydrolase, protein MPSIDSDAAHQPLALWGGLECTVNRVGDNYFSQIERNGHHGRADDVARFSSLGISTIRYPLLWERVAPGGLAGADWSWADERLNALREAGISPIAGLVHHGSGPRDTCLTDPSFATGLAQYAGAVAARYPWIDAYTPVNEPLTTARFSGLYGLWYPHGRDDRTFLQALLIQCRATVLAMRAIRRINPRARLVQTDDLGKTYGTPDMARCATFYNERRWLAWDLLCGKVGPEHALWGYMTGHGAQPAELLWFRDNPCPPDLIGVNYYVTSERWLDHRAERYPAHFRGHADGVPCADIETARALATPTPGIGPLLQEIWDRYLIPLAVTEAHIDANREDQLRWLLEVWEAGQQARRNGIDLRAVTVWALLGSFDWNSLVTQCRGYYEPGPFDVRSPLPRPTALAAMMRELGSGRAPSHPVLRGQGWWRRAGRCLCPPVSTPEALTSITADGHSLVGTASAPILITGATGTLGRAFARICERRNLAYRLLSRQDMDIADPVSVEQAMQRYQPWAVINASGYVRVDEAENDVERCFRENVAGPAVLAAACARHQVHLTTFSSDLVFDGSRQCPYVESDTVAPINIYGKSKAAAERTVLDRHPGALVVRTSSFFGPWDSYNFVTQALASLESGAPFAAASDITVTPTYVPDLVNTCLDLAIDKERGVWHLTNGHPLTWVELASMAAGQAGVDTSRLEAQSSANCRYIAARPAYSALHTERGILLPGLDNAIRRFLQMRGESVELEQAIHCTDTRQQANAGRRQQAS, encoded by the coding sequence ATGCCATCAATCGACAGCGACGCAGCACACCAGCCGCTTGCCCTGTGGGGCGGGCTCGAATGTACGGTCAATCGCGTGGGAGACAATTACTTCAGCCAGATAGAAAGAAATGGCCATCACGGCCGCGCCGACGATGTTGCGCGCTTCAGTTCCCTGGGCATCAGCACCATCCGCTACCCGCTGCTGTGGGAACGCGTGGCACCTGGCGGCCTGGCCGGCGCCGACTGGTCCTGGGCCGACGAACGCCTGAACGCCTTGCGCGAAGCCGGCATCAGTCCCATTGCCGGGCTGGTACACCACGGTAGCGGCCCGCGCGACACCTGCCTGACCGACCCGTCCTTCGCCACCGGGCTGGCGCAGTACGCCGGCGCCGTGGCCGCGCGCTACCCCTGGATCGACGCCTACACGCCCGTCAACGAGCCGCTCACCACCGCGCGCTTCAGCGGCTTGTACGGCCTCTGGTATCCGCACGGGCGCGACGACCGCACCTTCCTGCAGGCGCTGCTGATCCAGTGCCGCGCCACCGTGCTCGCCATGCGCGCGATCCGGCGCATCAATCCGCGCGCGCGCCTGGTCCAGACCGACGACCTGGGCAAAACCTACGGCACGCCCGACATGGCCCGCTGCGCCACGTTTTACAACGAACGGCGCTGGCTGGCCTGGGACTTACTCTGCGGCAAAGTCGGGCCGGAGCATGCGCTGTGGGGCTACATGACGGGCCACGGGGCCCAGCCGGCCGAGCTGCTCTGGTTCCGCGACAATCCCTGTCCGCCCGACCTCATCGGCGTCAATTACTACGTGACCAGCGAACGCTGGCTCGACCACCGGGCCGAGCGCTACCCGGCGCACTTTCGCGGCCATGCGGACGGCGTGCCCTGCGCCGATATCGAAACCGCGCGCGCCCTGGCCACGCCCACCCCTGGCATCGGACCGCTGCTGCAAGAAATCTGGGACCGCTACCTCATCCCGCTGGCGGTCACCGAAGCGCATATCGACGCCAACCGCGAAGACCAGTTGCGCTGGCTGCTCGAAGTGTGGGAAGCGGGGCAGCAAGCCAGGCGCAACGGCATCGACCTGCGCGCCGTGACTGTCTGGGCGCTGCTCGGCTCGTTCGACTGGAACAGCCTGGTCACGCAATGCCGCGGCTACTACGAGCCGGGTCCGTTCGACGTGCGCTCGCCGCTTCCGCGCCCCACCGCCCTGGCGGCCATGATGCGCGAACTGGGCAGCGGCCGGGCGCCCTCGCACCCCGTGCTGCGCGGCCAGGGCTGGTGGCGCCGCGCCGGGCGCTGCCTGTGCCCGCCCGTGTCCACGCCGGAAGCGCTCACTTCCATTACGGCCGACGGCCACAGCCTGGTCGGCACTGCCTCGGCACCGATCCTGATCACCGGCGCCACCGGCACGCTGGGGCGCGCCTTCGCCCGCATCTGCGAGCGCCGCAACCTGGCCTACCGCCTGCTCAGCCGCCAGGACATGGACATTGCCGACCCTGTTTCGGTGGAGCAAGCCATGCAGCGCTACCAGCCCTGGGCCGTCATCAACGCCAGCGGCTACGTGCGGGTGGACGAGGCTGAAAACGATGTGGAACGCTGCTTTCGCGAAAACGTCGCCGGCCCGGCGGTCCTGGCCGCCGCCTGTGCGCGCCACCAGGTGCACCTGACCACCTTCTCAAGCGATCTGGTATTCGACGGGAGCCGGCAGTGTCCGTATGTGGAAAGCGACACCGTGGCGCCGATCAACATCTACGGCAAAAGCAAGGCGGCCGCCGAACGCACCGTGCTCGACCGGCACCCGGGGGCGCTGGTGGTGCGCACCAGCTCCTTCTTCGGCCCCTGGGACAGCTACAACTTCGTGACCCAGGCGCTGGCCAGCCTCGAAAGCGGCGCGCCGTTCGCCGCCGCCAGCGACATCACGGTCACGCCAACCTACGTGCCCGACCTGGTCAACACCTGCCTCGATCTTGCCATCGACAAGGAACGCGGGGTATGGCACCTGACCAACGGCCATCCGCTCACCTGGGTCGAACTGGCGAGCATGGCGGCGGGGCAGGCCGGGGTGGACACCAGCCGGCTTGAAGCGCAGTCAAGCGCCAACTGCCGCTACATCGCGGCGCGCCCGGCCTACAGCGCGCTGCACACCGAGCGCGGCATCCTGCTGCCGGGCCTGGACAATGCGATCAGGCGCTTTTTGCAGATGCGCGGCGAGAGCGTGGAGCTGGAACAGGCGATCCATTGCACCGACACACGCCAGCAAGCCAACGCCGGGAGGCGCCAGCAAGCCAGCTGA
- a CDS encoding DUF642 domain-containing protein, with protein MKSSVLLGGLFAAAMFASGAARADLVVNGSFEVNKTASSWQNFNAVTGWNSSNGIFEIQKGAKQGGAAGFNPYAANGRQYLELNSTGLSSVWQMIDTSVAGTYSVSFAYSGRPDTAGHANSAMNVYWGDTKLNDSLLMGGTTGQWSLFSITDLVATSPLTKLRFESVGPSSSPTYGSYLDAVSVDVTPVPEPETYALFLLGLAIVGATVRRNKKA; from the coding sequence ATGAAATCATCAGTACTCCTGGGCGGCTTGTTTGCCGCCGCCATGTTCGCCAGTGGCGCAGCACGCGCCGACCTCGTGGTCAACGGCAGCTTTGAAGTCAACAAAACCGCAAGTTCGTGGCAGAATTTCAATGCCGTGACCGGCTGGAATTCCAGCAACGGCATTTTTGAAATCCAAAAGGGTGCCAAGCAGGGCGGCGCCGCCGGTTTCAATCCGTACGCAGCCAATGGCCGCCAGTACCTGGAACTGAACAGCACCGGCCTGAGCTCGGTATGGCAGATGATCGACACCTCGGTTGCCGGCACCTACTCGGTCTCGTTCGCTTACTCGGGCCGTCCGGACACCGCCGGTCACGCCAACAGCGCGATGAATGTGTACTGGGGCGACACCAAGCTGAACGATTCGCTGCTGATGGGCGGCACGACCGGCCAGTGGAGCCTGTTCAGCATCACCGACCTGGTCGCTACCAGCCCGCTGACCAAGCTGCGTTTTGAATCGGTCGGCCCGAGCTCGTCGCCAACCTACGGTTCCTACCTCGATGCCGTGTCGGTCGACGTGACCCCGGTTCCGGAGCCGGAAACCTACGCTCTGTTCCTGCTGGGCCTGGCAATCGTCGGCGCTACCGTTCGCCGCAACAAAAAAGCCTGA
- a CDS encoding DUF3597 domain-containing protein, with the protein MGILTNIFRKIFPSSHPAVQPASPAATPPASMQSTGAAPGAPTQASAPPPAAPMEQIDVEAILSGMPQSQTLNWRTSIVDLLKLLNLDSSLQSRKELANELDYTGDTSDSASMNIWLHRQVMNKLAANGGKVPADLKD; encoded by the coding sequence ATGGGCATTCTCACCAATATCTTCCGCAAAATCTTCCCGTCGTCGCACCCAGCCGTGCAGCCGGCCTCGCCTGCGGCCACGCCACCGGCATCGATGCAGTCGACCGGCGCAGCACCGGGCGCGCCAACCCAGGCATCGGCCCCGCCGCCGGCAGCGCCGATGGAACAGATTGACGTCGAAGCCATCCTCAGCGGCATGCCGCAAAGCCAGACCCTGAACTGGCGCACCTCGATCGTCGACCTGCTCAAGCTGCTGAACCTGGACAGCAGCCTGCAGTCGCGCAAGGAACTGGCGAACGAGCTCGATTACACGGGCGACACCAGCGATTCGGCGTCGATGAATATCTGGCTGCACCGCCAGGTGATGAACAAGCTGGCGGCCAACGGCGGCAAAGTGCCGGCCGACCTGAAGGACTGA
- a CDS encoding DUF1294 domain-containing protein, with the protein MPYLSILMFAAVFAGAVLAWDMPLSVGVVYLAASCACFALYAIDKAAARAGGYRTPERTLLLLGLGCGWPGAVLAQQWLRHKSSKGSFQIAFWVTVACNLAAFVYLTSPLSFLRMP; encoded by the coding sequence ATGCCCTACCTGTCGATTCTGATGTTTGCCGCCGTGTTCGCGGGCGCCGTGCTCGCGTGGGATATGCCGCTGTCGGTGGGCGTGGTGTACTTGGCGGCAAGCTGCGCCTGCTTTGCTCTCTACGCGATTGACAAGGCGGCGGCGCGCGCCGGCGGCTACCGCACGCCCGAACGCACCTTGCTGTTGCTCGGCCTGGGCTGCGGCTGGCCGGGCGCCGTGCTGGCGCAGCAGTGGCTGCGGCACAAGTCGTCGAAGGGGTCGTTTCAAATTGCCTTCTGGGTCACCGTGGCCTGCAATCTGGCTGCCTTCGTGTACCTCACTTCGCCGCTGTCTTTCCTGCGCATGCCGTAA
- a CDS encoding DJ-1/PfpI family protein: MRLSIVLFDGFTALDVVGGYEVLANIPGMEVEFVSDRVGLVASDTGRLGMAAYRTFDQLDTTDILYVPGGPGVAGALGNPALMACVCRLHATTAWTVSICNGAEILGAAGLLKGKKVTTNWFAREHVAAYGALVGTERYQRDGKLITGAGVSASIDAGLFLASLLGGETLARTIQLGIEYYPAPPFGSGTPDAQPQAAKDLIRHVEQHGAQRLAARVIPF; encoded by the coding sequence ATGCGATTGTCGATTGTATTGTTCGATGGCTTTACCGCGCTCGATGTCGTCGGCGGCTATGAAGTGCTGGCAAATATTCCCGGCATGGAGGTCGAGTTCGTCTCCGACCGCGTGGGACTGGTCGCCAGCGATACCGGCCGCCTCGGCATGGCCGCCTACAGAACCTTCGATCAGCTCGATACCACCGATATCCTGTACGTGCCGGGCGGCCCCGGCGTCGCTGGCGCGCTCGGCAACCCCGCGCTGATGGCCTGCGTGTGCCGCCTGCATGCAACAACAGCGTGGACGGTCAGCATCTGTAACGGGGCTGAAATCCTGGGCGCCGCCGGTCTGCTCAAGGGCAAGAAAGTTACGACCAACTGGTTCGCGCGCGAGCACGTCGCCGCTTACGGCGCCCTGGTCGGCACCGAACGCTATCAGCGCGATGGCAAGCTGATCACCGGCGCAGGCGTGTCGGCCAGTATCGATGCCGGCCTGTTCCTCGCATCACTGCTGGGCGGCGAGACACTGGCCCGCACCATTCAGCTCGGCATCGAATACTACCCTGCCCCGCCATTCGGCAGCGGCACGCCGGACGCGCAGCCCCAGGCCGCCAAAGACCTGATTCGCCACGTCGAGCAGCATGGTGCGCAGCGTCTGGCGGCGCGCGTCATCCCGTTCTGA
- a CDS encoding GlxA family transcriptional regulator — translation MKTKCIAILAYSGCMGMEVFGLCDTLLLANRVAVAINGPSAPLFEVIVTSLGGGNVTAAGGIPIGTRKPVARPDLLVVPGMELSDRHACTAPMSALAPEVAYLAKAFARGTPVAAVCVGAFLLGDAGLLSGRRATTSWLFAPDLARRFPAAMVDPAAMLVEDGGVATTGSFSAAFDLAMHLVRQSASAKVQRSVARMGLLDDRRTSQAPFIDTRMLARPEGAFAASVHAWLGQRLAEPYNLKQLAAAFHVSDRTLLRRVKEETGQTPLAYVQQARVGKAKVLLESTSLSVAQVTERVGYADVATFCALFKRNVGQSPAEYRRRFRVISQVDVKERPA, via the coding sequence ATGAAGACCAAATGCATCGCCATCCTGGCGTACTCCGGCTGCATGGGCATGGAAGTGTTCGGCCTGTGCGATACCTTGCTGCTGGCAAATCGGGTCGCCGTGGCGATCAATGGTCCGTCCGCGCCCTTGTTCGAGGTAATCGTCACCAGTCTCGGCGGCGGGAACGTGACTGCTGCTGGCGGCATTCCGATTGGCACGCGCAAACCGGTCGCGCGGCCGGACTTGCTGGTTGTGCCGGGCATGGAGCTGTCCGACCGTCATGCCTGCACGGCGCCGATGAGCGCGCTCGCGCCCGAGGTCGCCTATCTGGCCAAGGCGTTCGCCAGGGGCACGCCGGTGGCTGCCGTGTGCGTCGGCGCATTCCTGCTGGGCGACGCCGGCTTGCTGAGCGGGCGCCGTGCCACCACCTCGTGGCTGTTCGCGCCCGACCTCGCGCGGCGTTTTCCCGCAGCCATGGTCGATCCGGCGGCCATGCTGGTCGAAGATGGCGGGGTGGCTACCACCGGCTCGTTCAGTGCCGCCTTCGACCTGGCGATGCATCTGGTCAGGCAGAGCGCGAGCGCCAAGGTGCAGCGGTCGGTCGCGCGCATGGGCTTGCTGGACGATCGGCGCACCAGCCAGGCACCGTTCATCGATACGCGCATGCTGGCGCGGCCGGAAGGCGCATTCGCTGCCAGCGTGCATGCCTGGCTCGGTCAACGGTTGGCCGAGCCGTACAATCTTAAACAGCTCGCGGCAGCGTTTCACGTCAGCGACCGCACCTTGCTCAGGAGAGTGAAGGAAGAGACGGGGCAAACGCCGCTGGCGTATGTGCAGCAGGCGCGCGTCGGCAAGGCCAAGGTGCTGCTGGAATCGACCTCGCTGAGCGTGGCGCAAGTGACCGAACGGGTGGGGTATGCGGACGTCGCGACCTTCTGCGCCCTGTTCAAGCGCAATGTCGGGCAGTCGCCAGCCGAGTACCGGCGCAGGTTTAGAGTGATTAGCCAGGTCGATGTGAAAGAGCGGCCCGCGTGA